GTTTTGGGACCCGGTGTTTTGTCTATCTTGTCAAGAGCTACAAACTGATTGTACTCAAAACTAGGGGAGCGTACTGCTCCCGGGTCTCCCACAAAACACACCCCGCTGGCACCTGCATGGGCTATGGTATTTCCCGAGACCTCATCTTTCCGGTTATAGTTGCTGAAGAAAACGGCATTTCCGCCCACCTGGTTAAAATAACATTTACGGATCGCACAGTTTTCGGTGCCTTCCAAAACGACGGCTCCGCCCCTGTAAATTGCCCAGTCGCTGCGCAAAAGAGGTTCTTTGGTTTCCATGAACGTTCTGCGTACATGAGCAAACTCAAAACCTTCCAGCGAAATATGCCGCACCGGTTTATCGCTGCTGCCGCGAAATTCGAAGAGATGTTTTAATTGTGGGGACAGAACCGATGCTTTTTCAAGATCGGTTTTGGCAGAAGGCCAGGCATACAATGTTTTTGTTTTTTTGTCAAAATACCATTCTCCGGCAGTATCCAGCTCTTCCCGGACATTTTCTATGAATCTGTATTTATCATGCATGCCCATCTGCCGATTATTCTGGAAACCGCCTTCCATTTCCAGCTTGCCCTGCGCGTCTTTTCCTTTGACTATGTAATGGTAGCCGCCCCACTCGTGTTTGTGAAGAGCATGGATATAAGCACCTTCCGGATTCTTCCATTGCTTCGTGTGTACCTCACTGAAAAGGTCTTCGGCATATCCCCCGAAATGACTGCTGGCTGGATGGTAGTTGGGGTACCTGGCCATGCGCTGCTGTTCATTGTTGATATAGAGCTGATCAAACTGTATGTCATTTGCGATCACCGCTTTTTTGATATCGCCCTCATAGGTTTCCCAGCGAAGGTTTAGGGCAGCACCACCACTTATTACGACTTTTTCGCCAGGATAGGGCTTGTATGTAACCGGCGCGCCTGCAGGCCGTGAGTCTTCTGCCGTAAAGATGACAGGCTTGTCAAGATAATAAATCCCTTCCCTCACCAGTATGGTTACAGGGCCTTTGATTTTTCTTGCTGCCAGTTGCGCTTTTGCAATCGTGGCAAATGGCCGGGTTTTTGAGCCAGGATTTTTATCATTTCCGGTTCGGGCGACATAAAGATCAATGCCATAACCATTCAGAGATAAAAAAAAGCTGATGAAAAAGAGAGCGATTGCTTTTGGAGAATTCAAATAATAGAAAGGATTCATGTATGAGGTATTATCCGTTTTAGTACAAAAGAAGAAGTAATAAAGTTAAAACTAACCTCTGTAAAATACCATGAATCTGGAGTAATTCAATTGGTGTATTATGGCATATTTTACAATAATTTTGGCGAAATAGGTGTGGAATAGAATGGAATCTGCCAAAATATCAACAGTTGCCCCAAGAATGGACGATGGTGACGCGAGTATTACCGGTAATTCTTCTGGTACTGAAGCGGACTCATGCCGGTATTGATTTTAAAGTACTTATTGAAATTGGCAAAATTATTGAACCCGCTTTCGTAGCAAATCTGGGCTACACTCAGTTTTTCTTCGATCAGCAGCTTGCAGGCGTGGCCGATCCTGAGTTCCAGAAGGAACTGGGAATAAGTTTTCCTGCTACGGCTTTTGAAATACCTGCAAAAGGAATGCGGGCTGATATTAGCCACGCCGGCAATTTCTTCGATACTTATTTTTTTGTGAAAATTGCTGAGCGAGTACTTATAAATCTCATTGATGCGGTCGGTATCGTAGGCGTCAAATTCCTGATGATAATAGGTATTGGACAGCATCTTTACTTCGGGGCATTGGGCAAGTGTTTCGAGAATCTCCAGCAAAAGGAT
This portion of the Dyadobacter sp. CECT 9275 genome encodes:
- a CDS encoding PDZ domain-containing protein; the protein is MNPFYYLNSPKAIALFFISFFLSLNGYGIDLYVARTGNDKNPGSKTRPFATIAKAQLAARKIKGPVTILVREGIYYLDKPVIFTAEDSRPAGAPVTYKPYPGEKVVISGGAALNLRWETYEGDIKKAVIANDIQFDQLYINNEQQRMARYPNYHPASSHFGGYAEDLFSEVHTKQWKNPEGAYIHALHKHEWGGYHYIVKGKDAQGKLEMEGGFQNNRQMGMHDKYRFIENVREELDTAGEWYFDKKTKTLYAWPSAKTDLEKASVLSPQLKHLFEFRGSSDKPVRHISLEGFEFAHVRRTFMETKEPLLRSDWAIYRGGAVVLEGTENCAIRKCYFNQVGGNAVFFSNYNRKDEVSGNTIAHAGASGVCFVGDPGAVRSPSFEYNQFVALDKIDKTPGPKTSNYPAECTVSDNLMFGLGQVEKQVAGVEISMAMDITVSHNTIYNVPRSGINISEGTWGGHIIEFNEVFNTVLETGDHGSFNSWGRDRYWHPDREKMDRITSEHPELVLLDAQKTIIIRNNRFRCDHGWDIDLDDGSSNYHIYNNVCLNGGLKLREGFKRIVENNIIINNSFHPHVWFKESEDVFRKNIVLKPYYPIGITTWGKEVDYNFFPSEKAIEAARKNGTDKHSMYGDPLFMDPANGDFRVKPESPALKTGFKNFPMDQFGVMSGDLKNRAAKVPLPITMIESEKEAVTAISWLGSKLRNVQGLGDRSAYGLPDEKGVIIENIPATSILSKSALKVSDVIRTMNNKPVNSITDLIDIYQEINWTGKSAIEVMRNQQLIKTNIDLK